The Pirellulales bacterium genome has a window encoding:
- the proB gene encoding glutamate 5-kinase, which produces MADLVRQEIAATAQLVVIKIGTRPLTNDQGTLDERRVHALAEEIHAAMQSGKRVVLVSSGAVGAGMGQLGLKQRPTDLATLQAVAAVGQSYLVQAYERALRAHGRHAAQILLTAEDFDDRTRYLNIRNTIAALLHLGAVPIINENDTVSVEELRTTFGDNDRLAAMVTNLMRASLLVILSDVDGLYDRDPTDPTAQVLPTVTQLDESIAALVKDRQTGLSKGGMASKLAAAKMCTAAGESVIIASGRSDGVISRILRGESVGTLFLAQGAALRSRKRWIGYTAQPRGYLIVDDGARQAITAQGRSLLAIGVRDCAGDFHKGDLVGLRDLAGVEFARGLCNYSSSEMARIKGLKSDAIAAALGYSPYQEVVHRDNMHAL; this is translated from the coding sequence ATGGCCGATCTCGTTCGTCAAGAAATCGCCGCCACGGCCCAACTGGTGGTCATCAAGATCGGCACCCGGCCGCTGACCAACGATCAAGGGACGCTCGACGAGCGCCGCGTGCATGCGTTGGCCGAGGAAATTCACGCCGCCATGCAGTCGGGCAAGCGGGTGGTGCTGGTCAGTTCTGGCGCGGTGGGCGCCGGCATGGGGCAACTCGGCCTCAAACAGCGGCCCACCGACCTGGCCACCTTGCAGGCGGTGGCGGCGGTCGGTCAAAGCTACCTGGTGCAGGCCTACGAACGCGCCCTGCGAGCCCACGGCCGGCACGCCGCGCAGATTCTCCTCACGGCGGAGGATTTTGACGACCGCACTCGGTATCTCAACATTCGCAACACCATCGCCGCCCTGCTGCATCTGGGCGCCGTGCCGATCATCAACGAAAACGACACCGTGAGCGTGGAGGAACTGCGCACCACGTTTGGCGACAACGACCGCCTGGCGGCCATGGTCACCAATCTGATGCGCGCCTCGCTGTTGGTCATTTTGAGCGATGTTGACGGCCTTTACGACCGCGACCCCACTGACCCGACGGCGCAGGTGCTGCCGACCGTCACTCAACTCGACGAATCGATCGCCGCGCTGGTGAAAGACCGCCAGACTGGATTAAGCAAAGGGGGCATGGCCAGTAAGCTGGCCGCCGCCAAGATGTGCACCGCCGCCGGCGAGAGCGTGATCATTGCCAGCGGCCGTAGCGACGGCGTCATCTCGCGCATTTTGCGCGGCGAGTCGGTCGGCACGCTGTTTCTGGCACAAGGCGCCGCGCTGCGCTCGCGCAAACGCTGGATTGGCTACACGGCCCAGCCACGCGGCTATCTGATCGTCGACGACGGCGCCCGCCAGGCGATCACCGCCCAGGGACGCAGTCTTTTGGCGATTGGCGTCCGCGACTGCGCGGGCGACTTCCACAAGGGAGACCTGGTGGGGCTGCGCGATTTAGCGGGCGTCGAGTTCGCCCGCGGACTGTGCAATTACTCGTCGTCCGAAATGGCCCGCATCAAGGGACTGAAGAGCGACGCCATCGCCGCGGCGCTGGGATACAGTCCTTATCAGGAAGTCGTGCATCGCGACAACATGCACGCCTTATAG
- the dnaB gene encoding replicative DNA helicase: MATANRPRKEASPRVTSEILDRLPPHNLEAEKGVIGSLLIDPVLCDDVVMEVQSDDFYSDANRKLFEHVVAIHEQGKRVDALLLIDRLKQANELDYIGGMAYLYELTQVPTAANAVYYARIVADKATLRSLIHASTEILREAYDPTDEPRNLLNRAEEKIFAIHDQKGGGEVKPMQDVLIEAFDHIDKRLEHGRATGVPSHYADLDEMTGGLHESELVILAARPSMGKTAFATNIAEHVALKEKKPVLFVSLEMARLELAQRMLCSHGRIDSRKFRSGFISAAERGQLVAASAELSEAPLYIDDSPSRNVTEIAATGRRLKRRNGLSLIVIDYLQLIEPDNQKDQRQEQVAKIARRLKGLARELKVPVLCLAQLNRQAETSKENRPRLSHLRESGAIEQDADVVMFVHREEYYATRDELEPGGSKEHLKGLAEIIVAKQRNGPIGDVKLNWEDKYTRFTDRAAARFEEFNPF; this comes from the coding sequence ATGGCCACGGCGAACCGTCCCCGTAAAGAAGCCAGCCCGCGGGTAACCTCTGAGATATTGGACCGGCTGCCGCCCCACAACCTGGAGGCGGAAAAAGGGGTGATCGGCAGTCTGTTGATCGACCCCGTGCTGTGCGACGACGTGGTGATGGAGGTGCAGTCGGACGATTTTTACTCAGACGCCAACCGCAAGCTGTTCGAGCATGTGGTCGCGATTCACGAACAAGGCAAGCGGGTCGACGCCTTGTTGCTGATCGACCGGCTGAAGCAGGCCAACGAGCTCGACTATATCGGGGGCATGGCCTATCTGTACGAATTGACGCAGGTGCCCACCGCGGCCAACGCGGTGTACTATGCGCGGATCGTGGCCGACAAGGCGACGCTGCGTTCGTTGATCCACGCCAGCACGGAGATTCTGCGCGAGGCGTACGATCCCACCGACGAGCCGCGGAATCTGCTGAATCGCGCGGAAGAAAAAATCTTCGCGATTCACGATCAAAAAGGGGGGGGCGAAGTCAAGCCGATGCAGGATGTGCTGATCGAGGCCTTCGACCACATCGACAAGCGGCTGGAACATGGGCGGGCGACCGGGGTGCCGTCGCACTACGCCGATCTGGACGAGATGACCGGCGGACTGCACGAATCGGAGTTGGTGATCCTGGCCGCGCGGCCCAGCATGGGCAAAACGGCCTTCGCCACCAACATCGCCGAGCATGTGGCGCTCAAGGAAAAGAAGCCGGTGCTGTTCGTCAGCCTCGAAATGGCGCGTCTGGAGTTGGCGCAGCGCATGCTCTGCTCGCACGGGCGGATCGACAGCCGCAAGTTTCGCAGCGGATTCATCTCGGCGGCCGAGCGTGGGCAACTGGTGGCCGCCAGCGCGGAGTTGAGCGAGGCCCCGCTCTATATCGATGACTCGCCCAGCCGCAACGTCACGGAGATCGCGGCCACTGGCCGGCGATTGAAGCGGCGAAATGGTTTGTCGCTGATCGTGATCGACTATTTGCAATTGATCGAACCAGACAATCAAAAGGACCAGCGACAGGAGCAGGTGGCCAAGATCGCGCGGCGGCTGAAGGGGCTGGCGCGCGAGCTCAAGGTGCCGGTCCTGTGCCTGGCGCAGCTCAATCGGCAGGCGGAAACGAGCAAGGAGAATCGGCCGCGGCTAAGCCACCTGCGCGAGTCGGGCGCCATTGAGCAGGACGCGGATGTCGTGATGTTCGTTCATCGCGAGGAGTATTACGCCACCCGCGACGAGCTGGAGCCCGGCGGCAGCAAGGAGCATCTCAAGGGGCTGGCCGAGATCATCGTGGCGAAACAGCGAAACGGGCCGATTGGGGACGTCAAGCTAAATTGGGAAGACAAGTACACCCGTTTCACCGACCGCGCCGCCGCCCGTTTTGAAGAATTCAATCCGTTCTAG
- the typA gene encoding translational GTPase TypA — MRRSDIRNIAIIAHVDHGKTTLVDCLLRQSGEYRASQLVGDCILDSNDLERERGITILAKNIALLYKGVKINLIDTPGHADFGGEVERVLRMADGALVLVDAAEGPMPQTRFVLSKAFECGLQPIVVINKIDRPDARPHEALHEVFDLFLELDADDDLADFPYMFASGRGGFATHDPDQPSESIHPLLDLVLERIPGPEVDPDGPLQLLVTTLEWSEYVGRIGIGRIQSGRLRKGQQVALLQSDDRTSTQRAVSVDVFDKLGRAAVEEATAGDICAVIGIETVEIGDTIADVERPVALPRLEVDQPTLEMVFSANTSPLCGREGKFVTNRNLRERLYRELERNVALQVRPLEGTDSFLVSGRGLLHLSVLIETMRRESFELSVGKPRVITRVHEGVTEEPFESLIVEVPPEQLGSVMELVGARRGQMIEMSTRGKFAHVAFSIPARGLIGLRTRLLNATQGNAIMHHRFEGYQMLVGDIPTRANGVLVSMVGGKAVAFGLDGLQDRAEMFIAPGEEVYEGMIVGENSRSDDMNVNPTKEKKLTNMRASGSDRNIILKPPRILTLEAALEYIEEDELVEVTPTKVRLRKILLSEADRRRANRARASIMA, encoded by the coding sequence ATGCGTCGTAGCGACATTCGGAATATCGCGATCATTGCCCACGTCGATCACGGCAAGACAACCCTGGTCGATTGCCTGCTGCGGCAAAGCGGCGAGTATCGGGCGAGCCAACTGGTGGGCGACTGCATTTTGGACTCCAACGATTTGGAGCGCGAGCGCGGCATCACGATTTTGGCCAAGAACATCGCGCTGCTTTACAAAGGGGTGAAGATCAACCTGATCGACACCCCGGGCCACGCCGACTTTGGCGGCGAGGTCGAGCGCGTGCTGCGGATGGCCGACGGCGCGCTGGTGCTGGTCGACGCGGCCGAAGGGCCGATGCCGCAAACGCGCTTCGTGCTTTCCAAGGCGTTTGAGTGTGGGCTACAGCCTATTGTGGTGATCAACAAGATCGACCGCCCCGACGCTCGCCCGCACGAGGCGCTGCACGAAGTGTTCGACCTGTTTCTGGAACTCGACGCCGATGACGACCTGGCCGATTTTCCGTACATGTTCGCTAGCGGCCGCGGCGGTTTCGCCACGCACGATCCCGATCAGCCGAGCGAGTCGATTCACCCGTTGCTCGATCTGGTGCTGGAGCGCATTCCGGGACCAGAGGTCGACCCCGACGGGCCATTGCAACTCTTGGTCACCACGCTCGAGTGGTCGGAGTATGTAGGCCGCATTGGCATTGGCCGCATCCAGTCGGGCAGGCTCCGCAAAGGGCAGCAGGTGGCGCTGCTGCAATCGGATGATCGCACCAGCACGCAGCGGGCAGTGAGCGTCGACGTCTTCGACAAGCTGGGGCGGGCGGCGGTCGAAGAGGCGACGGCCGGCGACATTTGCGCGGTGATCGGCATCGAGACCGTGGAGATTGGCGACACTATCGCCGACGTGGAGCGGCCCGTGGCTTTGCCGCGATTGGAAGTCGATCAGCCCACCTTGGAGATGGTGTTTTCCGCCAATACGTCGCCGCTGTGCGGACGCGAGGGCAAATTCGTCACCAACCGCAATCTACGCGAACGTCTCTACCGCGAACTGGAGCGCAACGTGGCCCTACAGGTGCGGCCGCTGGAAGGGACCGACAGCTTTCTGGTCTCGGGCCGTGGCCTGTTGCACTTGTCGGTGCTCATCGAGACGATGCGGCGCGAAAGTTTTGAACTGTCTGTGGGTAAGCCGCGCGTGATTACCCGCGTGCACGAGGGGGTGACGGAGGAACCGTTCGAGTCGCTGATCGTGGAAGTTCCGCCCGAGCAATTGGGCTCGGTGATGGAGTTGGTGGGGGCGCGGCGCGGCCAGATGATCGAGATGTCGACGCGCGGCAAATTCGCTCATGTGGCGTTTTCGATCCCCGCGCGCGGACTGATCGGTCTGCGGACTCGGCTTTTGAACGCGACCCAAGGCAACGCGATCATGCACCATCGGTTCGAGGGGTATCAAATGCTGGTGGGCGATATTCCGACGCGGGCCAACGGCGTGCTGGTTTCGATGGTCGGCGGCAAGGCGGTCGCCTTCGGGCTCGATGGCCTGCAAGACCGCGCGGAGATGTTCATCGCGCCGGGCGAGGAAGTCTACGAGGGGATGATCGTGGGCGAAAACAGCCGCAGTGACGACATGAACGTGAATCCCACCAAGGAAAAGAAGCTGACCAACATGCGGGCCTCGGGCAGCGACCGCAACATCATCCTCAAGCCGCCACGCATCCTGACACTGGAGGCGGCGCTCGAGTACATCGAAGAAGATGAACTGGTCGAGGTGACGCCCACCAAGGTGCGGCTGCGCAAGATTCTGCTCAGCGAGGCGGATCGCCGTCGCGCCAATCGGGCGCGGGCGTCGATCATGGCCTAG
- a CDS encoding amidophosphoribosyltransferase yields MSELRHECGVAALYHLPGRDPSPLCPAEGPDQISRLMPRMLLDIQNRGQLSAGMTTYNPDRKLLLNTYKELGSVSEVFRMSHRGKFESLMRDNAGRAAIGHVRYATCGAEEPSYAQPYESPHLKKHKWFAFAFNGQLANYAELREQLLSDGSNYLARENDTEILLHQIGHQLSGDRRPRMVDIFRNICSKFDGAYSLAMLNALGDMCVVRDPLGIKPMCYAFDGALFAAASESVALLNLGFAAEAIHALAPGEALSITPAGLQIEQFVPSTRRAHCFFEWIYFANVASTLDGRSVYLSRTVLGEELARLEDVPIDDDTIVVPVPDTSKAAADAMAYRLKIPSREGLIRNRYTGRTFIEGSSNRKTKVETKYTPLREVLAGKRVLLVEDSIVRSTTLKSLVRRIRDLGGAREIHVRVACPPIVAPCFYGIDMSTISELFAPKFLQGNELTQAAQDAMAAQLGADSLRYLPVDSIARAIQLGRDQLCQACITGSYPTPCGQELYQIALANAEQSSSRTYELGHRGRRAVEAH; encoded by the coding sequence ATGAGCGAACTGCGACACGAATGCGGCGTCGCCGCCCTCTATCACCTGCCGGGTCGCGATCCGAGCCCGCTTTGTCCGGCGGAGGGTCCAGACCAGATTTCGCGGTTGATGCCGCGGATGCTCTTGGACATTCAAAATCGCGGCCAACTTTCGGCCGGCATGACCACCTACAACCCCGACCGCAAGCTACTGCTCAACACCTACAAGGAATTGGGCAGCGTCAGCGAGGTCTTTCGGATGAGCCATCGCGGCAAATTCGAGAGCCTGATGCGCGACAACGCCGGCCGCGCCGCGATCGGACATGTGCGCTACGCCACCTGCGGCGCCGAGGAGCCATCCTACGCGCAACCGTACGAAAGCCCACACCTCAAAAAGCACAAATGGTTCGCCTTTGCCTTCAATGGGCAACTAGCCAACTACGCCGAACTGCGCGAGCAGTTGCTGAGCGACGGCAGCAACTACTTGGCGCGTGAAAACGACACCGAGATTTTGCTGCATCAGATAGGACATCAGCTTTCGGGCGATCGCCGGCCGCGGATGGTCGATATCTTTCGCAACATTTGCAGCAAGTTCGACGGCGCCTACTCCTTGGCCATGCTCAATGCGCTCGGCGATATGTGCGTGGTGCGCGATCCCCTCGGCATCAAACCCATGTGCTACGCGTTCGACGGCGCGCTGTTCGCCGCCGCCAGCGAAAGTGTGGCGCTGCTCAACCTCGGCTTTGCTGCGGAGGCAATTCACGCGTTGGCGCCGGGCGAGGCGCTGAGCATCACCCCGGCCGGCCTGCAAATCGAGCAGTTTGTGCCGAGCACGCGGCGGGCACACTGCTTCTTTGAATGGATTTACTTCGCCAACGTCGCCAGCACGCTGGATGGGCGGAGCGTGTACCTGTCGCGGACCGTGCTCGGCGAAGAACTGGCGCGCTTGGAAGACGTGCCGATTGACGACGACACCATTGTGGTGCCGGTGCCCGACACCAGCAAAGCGGCGGCCGACGCTATGGCGTATCGGCTCAAAATTCCGTCGCGCGAAGGGTTGATTCGCAATCGCTACACGGGACGCACCTTCATCGAGGGGAGCAGCAACCGCAAGACCAAGGTCGAAACCAAGTACACGCCGCTGCGCGAGGTGCTGGCGGGCAAGCGCGTGCTGCTGGTCGAAGACTCGATCGTGCGCTCCACCACGCTCAAGAGCCTGGTGCGCCGCATTCGCGATCTGGGAGGCGCGCGCGAAATTCATGTGCGCGTGGCGTGTCCGCCGATTGTGGCGCCGTGCTTTTACGGCATCGACATGTCGACGATCAGCGAGTTGTTTGCTCCCAAGTTCTTGCAAGGGAACGAACTGACGCAAGCAGCGCAAGATGCGATGGCCGCGCAACTTGGCGCCGACTCGCTGCGCTACTTGCCCGTCGATTCGATCGCGCGGGCAATTCAACTAGGTCGCGACCAGCTCTGTCAGGCGTGCATCACCGGGAGCTATCCCACGCCGTGCGGTCAGGAGTTGTATCAAATTGCGCTGGCCAACGCCGAGCAAAGCTCCAGCCGCACGTATGAGCTGGGGCATCGCGGTCGCAGGGCCGTGGAAGCGCATTAG
- a CDS encoding MFS transporter, whose amino-acid sequence MISIASPTSRVESQAQPSTLRHNLLAIRADGALHSAMVGMGENYFAPFALAIGVGQAASGLVTTVPLFLGAVLQLLAPRGVCLAGSYRKWVVLCAALQALSFAPLAYAATVGAIHPAGLFLAIGLYWGAGMATMPAWNTWVGRLVPTRLRSRYFALRTRTSQGALLAGFLLAGCALQAAAHWNAVLITFAAVFALAMISRLGSAACLARQTELRGLHHHRLATKDIVARFRGSSEGRLLVYLIAIQASVQVSGPYFAPFMLKQLHLPYAGYAALVSVSYIAKIAAAPLWGRVAQRHGARALMWCGGLGVIPIASLWVVSRSFPYLMLVQTASGVCWSAYELAMFLLLFDAIPERDRVSMLTAYNFANSLATVVGSLGGGLLLAALGQNYGAYLAVFAASSVCRLVSVTLLMRVPTPAGAGNAQAAPSWPAVAGRSLRVDPAVRGGSLASGRHEPTRLAAELVESNAA is encoded by the coding sequence GTGATTTCCATCGCTTCGCCAACTTCTCGGGTCGAGAGCCAAGCTCAACCGTCGACGCTGCGACACAACCTGCTGGCGATCCGCGCCGACGGCGCGTTGCATAGCGCCATGGTCGGCATGGGGGAGAACTACTTCGCGCCGTTCGCGCTGGCGATTGGCGTGGGGCAGGCGGCGAGCGGTCTGGTGACGACCGTGCCGTTGTTCTTGGGGGCGGTGTTGCAATTGCTGGCGCCGCGCGGCGTGTGCCTCGCCGGTTCGTATCGCAAGTGGGTCGTGCTTTGCGCGGCGCTGCAAGCGCTGTCGTTCGCGCCGTTGGCCTACGCGGCGACCGTAGGGGCTATTCACCCAGCCGGGCTCTTTTTGGCGATTGGCCTTTATTGGGGCGCTGGGATGGCCACCATGCCAGCCTGGAACACCTGGGTGGGGCGGCTGGTGCCAACGCGGTTGCGGTCACGCTACTTCGCGCTGCGAACGCGCACCAGTCAGGGGGCGCTATTGGCCGGTTTCTTGCTGGCGGGGTGCGCGCTGCAGGCCGCGGCGCATTGGAACGCCGTGCTCATCACGTTTGCCGCGGTGTTCGCCTTGGCGATGATCTCGCGACTCGGTTCGGCCGCCTGTCTGGCTCGGCAGACCGAGTTGCGCGGGTTACATCATCACCGGCTCGCCACCAAAGACATCGTGGCGCGGTTTCGCGGTTCCAGCGAGGGGCGATTGCTGGTGTATCTGATCGCGATTCAGGCCTCGGTGCAGGTGTCGGGGCCGTACTTCGCCCCATTCATGCTCAAGCAACTGCATCTGCCCTATGCGGGTTACGCCGCGCTGGTCAGCGTTTCGTACATTGCCAAGATCGCCGCTGCTCCGTTGTGGGGGCGAGTCGCCCAGCGGCATGGCGCGCGAGCTTTAATGTGGTGCGGCGGTCTGGGGGTGATACCGATCGCGTCGCTGTGGGTCGTCTCGCGGTCGTTTCCGTATCTTATGTTGGTGCAAACGGCGTCGGGCGTGTGCTGGTCGGCCTACGAACTGGCCATGTTCTTGTTGCTGTTCGACGCCATTCCCGAGCGCGATCGTGTGAGCATGCTCACGGCGTACAACTTCGCCAACTCGTTGGCCACGGTAGTCGGCTCGTTGGGGGGCGGCCTGCTGCTGGCGGCGCTAGGGCAGAATTACGGCGCCTATCTGGCGGTGTTCGCGGCGTCTTCGGTGTGTCGACTGGTCTCGGTCACATTGCTGATGCGCGTGCCGACGCCGGCCGGCGCCGGCAATGCGCAGGCGGCGCCAAGCTGGCCGGCGGTTGCCGGGCGGAGCCTGCGCGTCGACCCGGCCGTCCGCGGCGGATCGCTGGCCAGCGGCCGGCACGAGCCGACGAGGCTGGCCGCCGAGTTGGTGGAATCGAATGCGGCGTGA